The following proteins are encoded in a genomic region of Blastopirellula marina:
- a CDS encoding AAA family ATPase: protein MSSSTPDIIEFACSGCGKKLRVGQEAAGKKARCPQCDAVQVVPEKSEAVDSSPSTSSVSPLEPLPADDSSGLAGFGSSSNEGDLFSSMTDNENKTASEPAPPASPPPPSTTLTGHHSDDTAFSETRELFQNITSEISKIYVGQEELVLGTLVALFSGGHVLIESAPGLGKTLFVRTLGQVLGCNFGRVQFTADLMPSDITGAPFFDMKANEFRFRPGPIFTQLLLADEINRSPAKTHAALLEVMQEFRVTIDGTSHKIERPFLVMATQNPIESEGTYNLPEAQLDRFMFKLNLDYPSEFEEAEILKQHSQQVDIGKRLEEEIKVVTSPEKILEVTRENGNVLIADKLIDYINKIVRLTRTWPQFHLGASPRAGITLMQGARTLAAFNGRDYAVPDDVVQIALPALRHRVVLSAEAEVEGHSVDELLTELIRTIEVPRL, encoded by the coding sequence ATGAGTAGTTCCACGCCAGATATCATCGAGTTTGCCTGCTCCGGTTGCGGCAAGAAGTTACGTGTCGGCCAGGAAGCCGCCGGCAAGAAGGCGCGTTGTCCGCAATGCGATGCCGTTCAGGTTGTTCCCGAGAAGAGCGAAGCCGTAGATTCCTCCCCTTCCACGTCGAGTGTATCACCACTGGAACCTCTCCCCGCGGACGATTCCTCTGGACTAGCCGGCTTTGGAAGCTCGTCAAACGAAGGCGATCTCTTCTCGAGCATGACTGACAACGAGAACAAGACTGCGTCCGAACCAGCGCCACCGGCAAGCCCTCCCCCACCAAGTACGACGCTGACCGGTCATCACTCGGATGACACGGCATTTTCGGAAACGCGAGAACTGTTCCAAAATATCACCAGCGAGATCTCTAAGATCTACGTCGGGCAGGAAGAGCTAGTGCTTGGCACTTTAGTCGCCCTATTCAGCGGCGGGCATGTGCTGATCGAAAGTGCTCCTGGTCTCGGTAAGACGCTGTTTGTGAGGACCCTTGGTCAGGTCTTGGGATGCAACTTCGGCCGAGTCCAGTTTACTGCGGACTTGATGCCTTCGGACATTACGGGTGCCCCCTTCTTTGATATGAAGGCGAACGAATTCCGGTTCCGCCCTGGCCCGATTTTTACGCAGCTGCTCTTGGCGGATGAAATCAATCGTTCGCCCGCGAAGACGCATGCTGCTCTCTTGGAAGTGATGCAAGAATTCCGTGTCACGATCGACGGTACAAGCCACAAGATCGAACGACCGTTTCTGGTCATGGCAACCCAGAACCCGATCGAGTCGGAAGGAACCTATAACCTGCCGGAAGCCCAACTCGATCGCTTTATGTTCAAGCTCAACTTGGACTATCCAAGTGAGTTTGAAGAAGCGGAAATCCTCAAACAACACAGTCAACAAGTCGATATCGGCAAGCGACTGGAAGAGGAGATCAAGGTCGTCACCTCACCAGAAAAGATCTTGGAAGTCACTCGCGAGAACGGCAACGTGCTGATTGCCGACAAGCTGATCGACTACATCAATAAGATCGTCCGGCTTACCCGTACTTGGCCACAGTTTCATCTGGGCGCGTCTCCCCGTGCTGGGATCACCCTGATGCAGGGTGCTCGTACGCTTGCTGCGTTTAACGGTCGTGACTACGCGGTGCCCGATGATGTGGTTCAGATCGCTTTGCCGGCACTGCGACATCGCGTGGTCCTTTCAGCCGAGGCAGAAGTCGAAGGGCATAGTGTTGATGAACTACTTACGGAACTGATTCGTACGATCGAGGTGCCTCGCCTGTGA
- a CDS encoding DUF4129 domain-containing protein: MRGDFRFVKLIALVLALAMTLPVAAQFEDDDVQGERTLHEPVEQGRNAFTNIPQANWYNGETDELQTIPVPGETKMPDSRPGAPPKPKNTTSTTTTNTPTGGGWGWNPGINGVPILTLLIYSLLLSILAVIAYLIYRAVKAGGTSGMAGKGGVADTVDEKTRQVDKVEHLPFEVKKKDANLLEEARRCYEGGNFNEAIVYLFSFQLLELDKGHVIRLAKGKTNGQYLREIGRDRNLRQILQGTMNAFEDVFFGNRELTRDRFERCWNQLTQFDQLLAGGKT; the protein is encoded by the coding sequence ATGAGGGGTGACTTCCGTTTCGTGAAACTCATCGCTTTGGTCCTGGCGCTGGCCATGACACTGCCGGTCGCTGCGCAGTTTGAGGATGACGATGTCCAAGGCGAACGCACGCTTCATGAACCGGTCGAACAAGGGCGAAACGCATTTACGAATATCCCTCAAGCCAATTGGTACAACGGGGAAACGGACGAACTGCAAACGATTCCGGTTCCAGGCGAAACCAAGATGCCTGACTCGCGTCCGGGAGCCCCACCTAAGCCCAAGAATACGACCAGCACAACAACTACTAACACGCCTACCGGCGGAGGTTGGGGCTGGAACCCAGGCATCAATGGCGTGCCCATTCTCACGCTTTTGATTTACTCGCTGCTACTTTCGATCTTAGCGGTGATCGCTTATCTGATCTATCGAGCCGTGAAAGCCGGGGGTACCTCTGGCATGGCCGGCAAGGGTGGCGTCGCTGATACGGTAGATGAAAAAACTCGTCAGGTCGACAAGGTCGAGCATCTACCCTTTGAGGTGAAGAAGAAGGACGCCAATCTTTTAGAGGAGGCCCGTCGCTGTTACGAAGGTGGTAACTTCAACGAAGCGATTGTCTATCTCTTTAGTTTCCAACTACTGGAACTCGACAAGGGACACGTCATTCGCTTGGCCAAAGGAAAGACGAACGGTCAGTACCTGCGAGAAATAGGACGCGATCGTAACCTGCGTCAAATTCTGCAAGGAACGATGAACGCGTTTGAAGATGTCTTTTTCGGCAATCGTGAGCTTACCAGAGATCGCTTCGAGCGTTGCTGGAATCAGCTCACGCAATTCGATCAACTGCTCGCAGGAGGAAAGACGTAA
- a CDS encoding stage II sporulation protein M, which yields MKVAHLIEKRRVYWQELENLCSQMATSRKKTIGARNVARFAALYRAACADLALADSYQLPPNIVEYLHKLVGRAHGQLYRSRRIDWAHIGDLLLRQIPREIFKDRCVQLTFWLFWAVFLLSGFMAANPDRFPNFANEIVGSETIDQMEQMYSQAPNSSTPTASGAAFYVNHNTGIGIQCFVVGITVIGGLCILLFNAATLGTVFGHMASPNVSEEISDHFFEFVTAHGPFELTAIVLAAGAGLRIGFSLISPYHREEALTRDELPEGEASLFDKTRQVAYQRIDSLRIGAKRALPIMGASAILFTLAAMIEAWVSPSALPEVAKQVIAILASGLLMVYFIVLGYPRKDDLATR from the coding sequence ATGAAAGTTGCTCATCTTATTGAAAAGCGAAGGGTTTACTGGCAAGAGCTAGAGAACCTTTGCTCGCAGATGGCGACCTCGCGTAAGAAAACGATCGGGGCTCGAAATGTGGCTCGTTTCGCTGCGTTATATCGCGCAGCGTGCGCCGACTTGGCCTTAGCGGACTCGTATCAACTCCCTCCAAACATCGTCGAGTATTTACACAAACTCGTAGGTCGAGCACACGGGCAGTTGTACCGAAGTCGTCGGATCGATTGGGCGCACATCGGTGATTTGCTGCTCCGACAAATTCCCCGTGAAATCTTCAAGGATCGTTGTGTCCAGCTTACCTTCTGGCTGTTCTGGGCGGTCTTCTTGTTATCAGGATTCATGGCCGCCAATCCAGATCGCTTCCCAAATTTCGCCAACGAAATCGTTGGTTCCGAAACAATTGATCAGATGGAGCAGATGTATTCGCAAGCTCCTAACAGCAGCACGCCTACCGCGTCGGGTGCTGCCTTTTACGTGAATCATAATACGGGTATCGGTATTCAGTGCTTCGTCGTCGGAATCACGGTGATCGGCGGCCTATGCATCTTGCTATTCAACGCGGCCACACTGGGAACGGTATTTGGTCACATGGCCAGTCCCAATGTATCGGAGGAAATCAGCGACCACTTCTTCGAGTTCGTTACGGCGCATGGTCCCTTCGAGCTCACGGCGATCGTGTTGGCCGCCGGAGCCGGGCTACGGATTGGTTTTTCGTTGATTAGTCCCTATCATCGCGAAGAAGCACTCACACGCGACGAACTCCCAGAGGGAGAAGCAAGCCTGTTCGACAAAACCCGTCAGGTCGCCTATCAGCGAATCGATTCGTTGCGGATCGGTGCTAAGCGGGCCTTGCCGATCATGGGGGCCTCGGCCATCCTGTTCACCTTGGCCGCGATGATCGAAGCCTGGGTTTCCCCTTCCGCTCTACCGGAAGTGGCGAAACAAGTAATTGCGATCCTCGCCAGTGGGCTGCTCATGGTCTACTTTATTGTGCTCGGCTATCCACGAAAGGACGACCTTGCAACTCGATAA
- a CDS encoding RDD family protein produces the protein MAAPWNTEAIDSQFKVVTPENIAFNYQVAGPFRRLLAFLLDLFIRAAVMLAAFIVIMLMGVGNLFVGAGLEDLLAAIGTMAAFFFNWFYMAAFEYWWNGTTPGKWLLNLRVTTDDGEPINAFQSAVRNLFRYVDMWPMVPLPFAWMREEMYDGPIVLTFLFALLVPIFNRRFQRIGDLIAGTMVVIEDRSWLMKIAKIEDDRARLLADYIPPNFVAPRSMVKAVATYVERRRYFTTARRREIARHLAEPLLEKFGLPTDTSYDLLLCALYYRTFLSRQSSDGTSDDNELLQNPAQSLTYGQPSAPVSAGTK, from the coding sequence ATGGCAGCTCCGTGGAACACCGAGGCGATCGACTCGCAATTCAAGGTCGTGACGCCAGAGAACATCGCGTTCAATTATCAGGTCGCCGGACCGTTCCGTCGCCTATTGGCGTTCCTGCTTGATTTGTTCATCCGCGCTGCCGTTATGTTGGCCGCGTTCATCGTCATCATGCTGATGGGCGTCGGCAACTTGTTCGTCGGTGCTGGCCTCGAAGATCTCTTGGCCGCAATCGGAACCATGGCGGCTTTCTTCTTTAATTGGTTCTACATGGCCGCCTTTGAATATTGGTGGAACGGTACCACGCCAGGCAAGTGGCTGCTCAACCTCCGCGTTACCACCGACGACGGCGAGCCGATCAACGCGTTCCAATCCGCTGTGCGAAATCTGTTTCGTTATGTTGACATGTGGCCAATGGTTCCTCTTCCATTCGCTTGGATGCGTGAAGAAATGTACGACGGCCCTATCGTGCTGACGTTTCTATTCGCGCTGTTGGTTCCGATCTTCAATCGCCGCTTTCAACGTATCGGCGACTTAATTGCCGGTACGATGGTAGTAATCGAAGACCGTTCGTGGCTGATGAAGATTGCCAAGATCGAAGACGATCGAGCCCGCTTGCTGGCAGATTATATTCCGCCCAACTTTGTTGCTCCCCGCAGCATGGTTAAAGCAGTGGCCACTTACGTCGAGCGAAGGCGATATTTCACTACGGCCAGACGGCGCGAAATCGCTCGCCATTTGGCCGAACCGCTGCTGGAAAAATTTGGCCTGCCTACCGATACCAGCTACGATTTACTGCTCTGCGCCCTCTATTATCGAACCTTCCTTTCGCGGCAATCGTCCGATGGAACGAGCGATGATAACGAGCTGCTGCAAAATCCGGCTCAGTCACTTACCTACGGACAGCCCAGCGCGCCGGTGTCCGCCGGAACGAAGTAA
- a CDS encoding DNA/RNA non-specific endonuclease, with protein MSRIRIVMGKVPDLKFRVTENALPSGGFRTRSIEGQIRYCPGRGPHSGNFRSNFDHYGHLIADQFGGPGDAASGNIVAMHGHANNGAGGQYKRMEDDVKRLLFDREAFMKVDVGYKATADLRPHVFEVFVRFANGMHSRWRIFNFYPGIPNPALAKR; from the coding sequence ATGTCACGCATACGCATCGTGATGGGTAAAGTCCCTGACCTGAAGTTTCGAGTTACGGAAAATGCTTTGCCTAGCGGTGGCTTTCGTACCCGTAGTATCGAAGGGCAAATTCGGTATTGCCCTGGTCGTGGACCACACAGTGGAAACTTTCGCTCGAACTTCGATCACTACGGCCATTTGATCGCCGACCAATTTGGCGGACCAGGGGATGCGGCTTCTGGCAACATTGTCGCCATGCATGGTCACGCCAATAACGGTGCCGGCGGCCAGTACAAGCGAATGGAGGACGATGTCAAACGGCTTCTTTTCGATCGCGAGGCCTTCATGAAGGTGGATGTTGGCTATAAAGCCACAGCCGACTTGAGGCCACACGTTTTTGAGGTTTTTGTCCGCTTTGCCAACGGGATGCATTCGCGTTGGCGTATCTTCAACTTTTACCCAGGCATTCCGAATCCTGCTTTGGCCAAACGCTGA
- the corA gene encoding magnesium/cobalt transporter CorA, translated as MKLPIDLQFLRRPFERRTPPGSAPGTATKPEEETTSHMTVAAFGPEEYVEAEIDDPDDIREYLGNYDVTWIHVHGLGDTSKLRQLANMFDLHPLVYEDILHTHQRAKAEEYGDYSFLVVRMVEMVPRLDTRQLCLVVGENYVITIEEAGLDDLLDPIRVRLRKSVGRIRQMGPDYLSYALMDSVIDHYFPVVETFGDRLDEIDDPLAAGYTNDLIPEIQKISSDLLTIRRNLLPHKEAIRNLMSTNFTRYTANTIVFLRDADDHISQLLDAIDTYRQICSDLRDFHFALTSQRANEVTKTLTIIATVFIPLSFIAGVYGMNFENMPWINWKYGYIYCWGLMIAVGVAFLGWFYARGWFKG; from the coding sequence ATGAAGTTACCGATCGATTTGCAATTTCTTCGACGTCCATTTGAGCGTCGCACGCCCCCTGGCTCGGCACCGGGCACGGCGACTAAGCCTGAGGAAGAAACCACCAGTCACATGACGGTGGCGGCATTCGGCCCAGAAGAGTACGTCGAGGCCGAGATCGACGACCCGGATGATATCCGTGAGTATTTAGGCAACTATGATGTGACCTGGATCCACGTGCATGGCTTGGGTGATACGTCAAAGCTGCGTCAATTGGCAAACATGTTCGATCTGCATCCCCTGGTGTATGAAGACATCCTCCACACGCATCAGCGAGCCAAGGCGGAAGAGTATGGGGACTATTCATTCCTAGTCGTCCGAATGGTGGAAATGGTCCCTCGGCTCGATACCCGTCAGCTTTGCTTGGTGGTGGGCGAGAATTACGTGATCACGATCGAAGAAGCTGGCCTCGACGATCTTCTCGATCCTATCCGCGTCCGTTTGCGGAAGTCAGTTGGCCGAATTCGCCAGATGGGCCCCGACTATCTTTCTTACGCATTAATGGACTCGGTGATCGATCATTACTTCCCGGTCGTCGAGACGTTTGGAGATCGTCTCGACGAAATTGATGACCCACTGGCGGCCGGTTATACGAATGACTTGATTCCAGAGATTCAGAAGATAAGCAGCGATTTGCTGACAATTCGCCGAAATCTGTTGCCTCACAAGGAAGCGATCCGCAACTTGATGAGCACCAACTTTACCCGCTACACCGCCAATACGATCGTCTTCCTCCGCGACGCCGACGACCACATCTCGCAGTTGCTTGATGCGATCGATACCTACCGGCAGATTTGTTCCGACCTGCGTGACTTTCACTTCGCGCTCACGAGCCAACGAGCCAATGAAGTCACGAAAACGCTAACAATAATCGCGACTGTCTTTATCCCGCTCAGCTTCATCGCCGGTGTGTACGGTATGAACTTCGAGAACATGCCGTGGATCAATTGGAAGTACGGCTATATCTACTGCTGGGGGCTGATGATCGCCGTTGGGGTTGCGTTCCTCGGCTGGTTCTACGCTCGAGGCTGGTTCAAAGGATGA
- a CDS encoding sulfatase has protein sequence MIRTLILALALLALPANAMGENNYNVLFIAVDDLRPELGIFGRSPTVSPNLDELAQSSCVFRQHFVQVPTCGASRFALLTGRSPQHSQAMGNEALYNGKTALSRQKLPSAQTMPELFRRSGYHTTLIGKVSHTADGKVYAYNGKGDGRDEVPHAWDELATPYGPWKRGWGIFFAYANGKHREDGQGHADLMEFIAEEDTDLPDGLMAEKAIETLQGYQQSGKRFFLGLGFFKPHLPFVATKQDWEAVDQMEIEPAPHGTKPETAYWHKSGEFYRYRTDYPKTNPLAEEDQIKARKAYLACVRYTDRQIGKVLTALKETGLDRSTIIVVWGDHGWHLGESAIWGKHSSLERALKSPLYIKVPGVTDQGQATEALAETLDIYPTLIDLCEPKFRETTFSLDGVSQGPVIRGEKNSVRDQAISYWQRGQVSVRSQDYRLIAQNRNGKMENIELYDIRETPDPVYNLATEKPEVVAMLLEAAQDAK, from the coding sequence ATGATTCGCACCTTAATACTCGCCCTGGCCCTGCTGGCACTCCCCGCCAACGCGATGGGAGAGAATAACTACAACGTTCTATTCATCGCGGTGGATGACTTGCGACCGGAACTTGGTATCTTCGGACGTTCCCCGACGGTCAGCCCGAACTTGGATGAACTGGCCCAGTCGTCGTGCGTCTTCCGGCAGCATTTCGTGCAAGTTCCAACCTGCGGAGCCTCGCGATTCGCCCTGCTAACGGGGCGCAGCCCTCAGCATTCCCAGGCAATGGGGAACGAGGCTCTCTATAATGGCAAGACGGCTCTTTCGCGGCAGAAGCTTCCTTCCGCCCAAACCATGCCGGAACTCTTTCGCCGCAGTGGTTACCATACCACCCTGATCGGCAAGGTGTCACACACAGCCGACGGTAAGGTGTACGCCTACAACGGCAAGGGTGACGGACGCGACGAAGTCCCTCATGCCTGGGATGAATTGGCCACCCCCTATGGTCCGTGGAAGCGCGGCTGGGGAATCTTCTTCGCGTACGCCAACGGCAAACATCGCGAAGATGGCCAAGGACATGCTGATCTCATGGAGTTCATAGCAGAGGAAGACACCGACCTGCCCGATGGCTTGATGGCAGAGAAGGCGATCGAAACACTTCAAGGCTATCAACAAAGCGGTAAGCGTTTTTTCCTTGGCCTAGGATTCTTCAAACCGCATCTTCCCTTCGTGGCAACGAAGCAAGACTGGGAAGCGGTCGATCAGATGGAAATCGAACCAGCCCCGCATGGAACCAAACCAGAGACCGCCTATTGGCATAAGTCAGGCGAGTTCTATCGATACCGGACCGACTATCCAAAGACAAACCCTTTGGCCGAAGAAGACCAGATCAAAGCTCGCAAAGCCTACCTGGCATGCGTCCGTTACACCGATCGGCAAATCGGCAAGGTATTGACCGCGCTCAAGGAAACGGGCCTCGACCGGTCGACCATCATCGTTGTATGGGGTGACCACGGCTGGCATCTTGGAGAAAGCGCGATCTGGGGAAAGCATTCTTCGCTGGAGCGAGCACTCAAGAGTCCACTCTACATCAAAGTCCCTGGCGTGACCGACCAAGGTCAGGCAACCGAGGCCTTAGCCGAGACATTGGATATCTATCCGACGCTGATCGATTTGTGCGAGCCGAAGTTCCGGGAAACCACCTTTTCTCTCGATGGTGTCAGTCAGGGCCCCGTTATCCGTGGCGAGAAGAATTCGGTTCGTGATCAGGCAATCAGTTATTGGCAACGCGGTCAGGTCAGTGTTCGCTCACAAGACTACCGCCTGATTGCTCAAAATCGCAACGGAAAAATGGAAAACATCGAGTTGTACGACATACGCGAGACTCCTGATCCAGTCTACAATCTGGCGACCGAAAAACCGGAAGTTGTCGCGATGCTGCTCGAAGCCGCTCAGGATGCGAAATAG
- a CDS encoding tetratricopeptide repeat protein: protein MATDSAQRNEAGDLSGKRIAIVGKLAGMTRREVFAALREADAHPSEKVDQRVDIIVFGENDLTDLGDQGISEELQEKAAAGELQFISETTLWQWLGLIEPHQKLHRLYTPAMLSDLLGVSKSIIRRWHRRGLIVPARQVRSLPYFDYHEVASAKQLAGMLASGMSPEKIERQLSAISEYYPDVQRPLTQLSVIVQGSEILLRQGEGLLEPGGQMRFDFDRDDDFSIAFNVVDPSHDLPETAEAWESRAADYEDDEQLDEAIRCLRSALSVGGPSADRSFRLAELLYRAGHLGGAIERYYVVIEQEPEMIEARANLGCVLAETGQLVEAVSALREAIEVYDDYCDAHYHLARVLDDLGREREAKSHWEKCLALNPDSPWADEAYARLNPAEED from the coding sequence GTGGCAACGGATTCAGCCCAACGAAACGAAGCAGGCGATCTGTCGGGAAAACGGATCGCTATTGTCGGCAAGCTGGCCGGCATGACGCGGCGCGAGGTCTTCGCAGCATTGCGCGAGGCGGATGCGCATCCCAGCGAAAAGGTCGATCAACGGGTCGATATCATCGTCTTTGGCGAGAACGACTTGACCGATCTGGGCGACCAAGGTATCTCGGAAGAACTGCAAGAGAAAGCCGCCGCCGGCGAGCTTCAATTCATCAGCGAAACCACCCTCTGGCAGTGGTTGGGCCTGATCGAACCACATCAGAAACTGCATCGGTTGTACACACCAGCGATGCTATCCGACTTGCTGGGCGTTTCCAAATCGATCATTCGTCGGTGGCATCGACGGGGGCTGATCGTTCCCGCGCGCCAAGTTCGTAGTTTGCCTTACTTCGATTACCACGAAGTTGCTTCGGCCAAACAGTTAGCGGGCATGCTGGCTTCGGGGATGTCGCCGGAAAAGATCGAACGCCAGTTATCGGCAATCTCAGAATATTACCCGGACGTTCAACGACCATTGACGCAGCTATCGGTGATTGTGCAAGGAAGCGAGATCTTATTGCGGCAAGGGGAAGGCCTGCTCGAACCGGGCGGACAGATGCGGTTCGATTTCGATCGAGACGATGACTTCTCGATCGCGTTCAACGTGGTTGATCCGAGTCATGATTTGCCAGAGACGGCAGAGGCCTGGGAGTCGCGGGCAGCGGACTATGAAGACGACGAACAATTGGACGAAGCGATTCGCTGCCTTCGTTCGGCTTTGTCAGTCGGTGGTCCGTCGGCCGATCGTTCGTTTCGCTTGGCCGAATTACTCTATCGAGCCGGTCATCTGGGCGGGGCGATTGAACGCTACTATGTCGTCATCGAACAAGAGCCGGAAATGATCGAGGCCAGGGCCAACTTGGGTTGCGTGCTCGCCGAGACGGGACAGCTTGTCGAAGCGGTCTCGGCCCTGCGTGAAGCGATTGAAGTGTATGACGACTATTGCGATGCCCACTATCACCTGGCCCGCGTACTCGATGACTTGGGGCGCGAACGGGAAGCGAAATCGCACTGGGAGAAATGCCTCGCCCTGAACCCTGATTCTCCCTGGGCTGACGAGGCGTATGCGCGACTTAATCCTGCTGAAGAGGATTAG
- a CDS encoding aldo/keto reductase — translation MSSIPAVTLNTGAKMPQMGLGTWKIDKSTCADVIVSAAKAGYRHFDCACDYGNEKEVGQGLRRIIEEGIATRDELWITSKLWNTYHAAEHVQPACEKTLSDLGLDYVDLYLIHFPIALKFVPFDDRYPPEWFYDPGAAQPGLVTESVSIRETWEAMEKLVDAGLAKNIGVCNFGVSLIRDLLTYARIRPSVLQVELHPLLTQEKLLRYCATEQMAVTAFSSFGAESYYALGMAQPTESLIKHDVVTKIAAASGKSPAQVLLRWAVQRGTIVIPKASSQGHLEQNAAIFDFELTSDQMAQLSALDIGRRFNDPGDFCEAAFNTFFPIYD, via the coding sequence ATGAGTTCCATTCCTGCCGTGACCCTCAATACCGGTGCCAAAATGCCTCAAATGGGGCTGGGGACATGGAAGATCGACAAATCGACATGTGCCGACGTCATTGTCTCCGCTGCCAAGGCCGGCTATCGACACTTCGATTGTGCCTGCGACTATGGCAACGAGAAAGAAGTTGGCCAAGGCCTACGGCGAATCATCGAAGAGGGCATCGCCACGCGGGATGAACTTTGGATCACCTCGAAGCTTTGGAACACCTATCACGCTGCCGAACATGTTCAACCAGCGTGTGAAAAGACATTGAGCGACCTGGGGCTCGATTATGTCGACCTCTACCTGATTCACTTCCCGATCGCTTTGAAGTTTGTCCCGTTTGATGATCGCTATCCACCAGAATGGTTCTACGATCCAGGCGCCGCCCAGCCAGGGCTGGTAACCGAGTCGGTTTCAATTCGAGAAACCTGGGAAGCAATGGAGAAGCTCGTCGACGCTGGCCTGGCCAAGAACATTGGCGTCTGCAACTTCGGCGTGTCGCTAATCCGAGATTTGCTGACGTATGCCCGCATTCGACCAAGCGTGTTGCAGGTTGAGCTTCATCCGCTGCTCACTCAAGAGAAGCTGCTGCGGTATTGCGCTACAGAACAGATGGCTGTAACCGCGTTCTCCAGCTTTGGCGCGGAATCGTATTATGCCCTCGGAATGGCTCAGCCAACCGAGTCGCTCATCAAGCATGATGTAGTAACTAAGATTGCTGCGGCTAGTGGCAAGTCGCCTGCTCAGGTCTTGCTTCGTTGGGCCGTACAGCGAGGAACCATCGTGATTCCAAAAGCGAGTAGCCAAGGGCACCTGGAGCAAAACGCGGCGATCTTCGACTTCGAGCTTACCAGCGATCAAATGGCCCAACTCTCGGCTCTTGATATCGGTCGCCGCTTCAACGACCCTGGCGACTTCTGCGAAGCCGCATTCAACACGTTCTTCCCGATCTACGACTAA
- a CDS encoding inositol-3-phosphate synthase has product MARPRTGIWLIGAKGGVATTTIVGLIALKKGLSESVGLVSDLPQFAGLDLAQWEDIVIGGHDIRDTSLLDEAWKLVYESRAIDGRLVEKMRDDLTALDANIQDGTLYNVGKTIVDLSAENLRTVQETPRTAVDRLKGHIADFAKANDLERVVVVNVASTEPPVDEKQFPQTWNELEPKLNETSCPLPASSLYGIASLELGFPYINFTPSLGTALPALDDLAKQNNTCHMGHDGKTGETLLKSTLAPMFAHRNLKVMSWVGHNIFGNMDAKVLDDPENKKTKAVSKDRLLGKIFGYTPQTLVTIENIESMGDWKTAWDHIHFQGFLGTPMVMQFTWQGCDSLLAAPLVIDLARFADLAKRKGETGLLEQLACFFKSPLGTEENDFAKQFAMLETWTESLKT; this is encoded by the coding sequence ATGGCACGCCCGCGTACCGGAATCTGGCTGATTGGCGCCAAAGGTGGCGTCGCGACAACAACCATTGTTGGATTGATTGCCCTGAAGAAAGGCCTCAGCGAAAGCGTTGGCCTGGTAAGCGATTTGCCGCAATTCGCCGGGCTCGACTTAGCACAGTGGGAAGACATCGTGATCGGTGGCCATGATATTCGCGACACTAGTTTGCTCGATGAAGCCTGGAAACTAGTCTACGAAAGCCGCGCGATCGATGGCCGCCTCGTCGAGAAGATGCGAGACGACTTGACCGCCCTCGATGCCAACATTCAGGACGGCACGCTCTATAACGTCGGCAAGACAATCGTCGACCTGTCCGCAGAGAACCTGCGAACGGTTCAAGAGACGCCACGAACTGCGGTCGATCGTCTAAAGGGGCACATCGCCGACTTCGCCAAAGCCAACGACCTGGAACGCGTCGTCGTTGTGAACGTCGCTTCGACCGAACCCCCGGTCGATGAGAAACAGTTCCCGCAAACCTGGAACGAGCTGGAACCGAAGCTGAACGAAACCAGCTGCCCCTTACCGGCGAGCTCGCTTTACGGCATCGCTTCGCTGGAGCTCGGCTTCCCTTACATCAATTTCACGCCGTCGTTGGGGACTGCCCTGCCCGCTCTGGATGACTTAGCCAAGCAAAACAACACATGCCACATGGGTCATGACGGCAAAACCGGTGAAACGCTCCTCAAGAGTACGCTGGCTCCGATGTTCGCTCATCGAAATTTGAAGGTGATGAGTTGGGTCGGGCACAACATCTTCGGCAACATGGACGCCAAGGTGCTGGACGATCCCGAGAATAAGAAGACCAAAGCAGTCAGCAAAGATCGCCTTCTCGGTAAGATCTTTGGTTACACGCCACAAACGCTGGTCACCATCGAGAATATTGAAAGCATGGGAGACTGGAAAACCGCTTGGGACCACATCCACTTCCAAGGCTTCCTTGGCACCCCGATGGTGATGCAGTTCACTTGGCAAGGGTGCGATTCGCTTTTGGCTGCACCACTGGTGATCGACCTAGCTCGCTTCGCAGATTTGGCGAAACGTAAGGGAGAAACAGGCCTCCTTGAACAATTGGCCTGCTTCTTCAAGTCCCCTCTCGGGACCGAAGAAAATGACTTCGCCAAGCAGTTCGCGATGCTGGAAACTTGGACGGAATCGCTAAAAACGTAA